The genome window CGGCGGTTAATACTGGTGTTACATGTTTGGCAAGTTCTGGTACTGAGATTTTATTAATCCATTTGTGGTTAACCCAGGTGAGTTTGTCAAGATCATATTTGATGGTGCCCGTTGCATGGATGTTGTCAAAATCGAAGTTTGTGATCAGCTCTGAAACACTTTGAATTTCCTGTTCAAAGCTGGCGCCAACAATGGCCATGTAATTGCAAATAGCTTCAGGTAAAAAGCCAGCACTTTTAACATCATCAAGGCTAAAACCAAAATCACGCTTTGACAGCTTTTCGCCACTGATGTTGCAAATAATTGGTAGGTGCCAAAATACAGGTAATTGTACAGCGAATGCGTGGTACAATGCGGCTTGTAGTGCGGTATTTGAAAGATGATCTTCTCCGCGCACGACGTGGGAAATATTCATGAGCCAGTCGTCGATAAAGTTGGTAAACAAAAACGTGAACGACCCATCTTGCCTGGTAAGGGCAAAGTCACTGAAGTGTTTAAGTTCAAAATCTATTGAGCCACGTGCAAGATCATTGATGGTGATAACTTGGAGATCGTTGAGTTTGAAGCGCCAGATGAAGGGTGTTCCTGCTGTCTGCTTCAGCTCAACGCGACTTTGCGCCATCCCCATACAGGTTCGAGCGTAGCGTGGTGGTTTACCTGCCGCAAGCTGTACAGTACGCTGTTGTTCAAGTTGTTCTGGCGTGCAAAAGCACGGATACACCTTGTTGGTATTGATGAGTTCGTTAAGGTGCGTTTGGTAAAGCTCTTTGCGGTCAGATTGCCTGTAAGGACCAAACTCACCAGGCTTTTTTGGTGTTTCGTCAAAACGAAGTCCAAGCCAGAAAAGATCGTCAAATATTTTTTGTTCAGCATCTTTAATGTTACGGGCTTGGTCGGTGTCTTCAATACGTATAATAGTTGTGCCATTTTTTTGTCGAGCAAACAGATAGTTCATAAGTGCTGCACGAATGTTGCCAATGTGCATAAAACCAGTGGGAGACGGTGCAAAGCGAACGCGTACTTTTTGATGTTTCATAATACAAAGCCTTTTGCAAAAATAGACTATCAAGTAAACCGACTTAAGTCAGATTACTCTAGCAGAGACTGGTGTTTTTTTGTAGAGGCGGCTGTTTTTTGTCTTGTTTAAGACAAATATGAAGCTAAAAGATTGCTGACTTCATGTATGGTTGTATTTTCCGCTGCAACTACTGCTTGTCTGAACTCTTGGGGGTTAAAATTTTGATGGGCGACAATGAGTTTGATGACTTCAAGGAGTTGTAGTCCCTGAGTGCTTAGTTTCAGGCATTCTTCAACGAGCTTGTCTGCCTCTTGTACATCTTCTGCGTAGTAGAGTCTGGTTGCCGTTTTTACGAAGTTTTTAAAGGCAATGGCAAGATTTTCAAGCATTACTGTGCAAAGTACAAGTGGGGTTTTATTTCGGAAAGTGGGTGTATTGATTAAGATGGTGTTATTTGTTTTGAGTAAGTTTTTGATTTCTTCAAAAATGGTATCAATATTTTCGTTACTATGATGCGCGTTAACAAGCCATGCGCGCAAAAGTGTTACATGAAGCCGTTGCGTAGATTCGATTGCTTGATATGGTTGGATTACTGATTTAAATGATGATGCTGAAAAGGCGTCGACCAGAGTTCTAACACTGGGGGGATCAACATCAAGCACTTCGGTCATAGGGGAGATTCGTGCTGAGGTAGCACATAAAAGCGTTAGTAAAAATAACGCTTTTCTTACATCCATAATGTTCATTAAAACGTTGGGGAACTCATGTAGAGTTCTGGGTTAAGCTGTTCACCAGAGAATACAGCTTTAGGGTTTTTAATGAATATTGTTTCTCTGCATAGGGGGCACTTATCGTTTTGTGTTATGTCGGTATATTGCCAGTCGTATCTTTTGCTATCTACAACGTTAAGGTTTTTGCTCACTAAAGCACAGAGAAGGTCCATATATTTTTTATCTTGTTTGATAGTTATATTTTTATTCATACAGTCTGTGCAAAAAAAATGTGGAACGTTTTCATTTTTGTGGAAAGCCAAGCTGTCTTTTTTTTCCAAGCAAATGCAGCATTCAAATACAAGTTCCTCATTGTGTGCAAGAAAACTCAAAGCTTTTCTTGGGTGTTGAGTTAATCTGTCTGTGCCAGCGTTGCTTACGGTGTGCTCTTCTGCTTTTTTCTGTATGCTTTTATGTAGATATGTTAGTGCTGTGGTTAGATCTTTTTTATCGCATTTTTGATCGAGATAGTAAAGATTAAAAATAACAACAGTAAGCGTATCGACAATTTCTTTGTATGTTTTAATGTTGATACCGTGATTTGCGTTTGTGTCGAGTATATAGACAAGGGTTGGGATGAAAAGGGAGAGCTGGTGAGCTCGAGCTTTCTCTTCAGTGCTCTTTAAAAGCTTTGTAATAGATGTTTGTCTAAGATGAAGTTTGTCAAATGCATTGTTCTGAGGTTTTATGCTGAAATGAGGAGAGCATAATGTTACTGTAAGCAATATTGTGTAAATTAATTTTTTCATGATAGAGCTTTCTTGAGGTAGGTAACTTTTTTTAGAGAGACATAGTCTAATTTTATTTTTTTTACTGTCAACGAGTACTGTAAAAAATAGAGTGACAAAATTGCATAAAGCGTTTTAAACTAAGGCGCTAAAAAATAGTACAATATAAATAAAGAACAGCGATAACTCATGAAAAAAAACTATCCCCTATTGCTTGATTTGATTGGTAACACTCCGCTAGCTCGTCTTGAGCTTGATACTCCGGCGACAGTGCTTGCAAAGTTAGAGTATTTTAATCCTGGTGGTAGCATTAAAGATAGAGCAGCCCTATTTATGGTGCAGGATGCTGAGCGGACAGGAAAGCTTAAGCCCGGTGGGACCATTGTTGAAGCATCGTCAGGCAATCAGGGCATTGCGCTTGCAACCATAGGCAGAGCAAAGGGATATCGTGTTATTATTACGGTTCCTGGCAGAACATCAGATGAGAAGGTTGCAACGCTTAAGGCATTGGGTGCTGAGGTAAGGCTGTGTCCGAATGTTGCGCGTCATGATGATCCACAGAATTATCATGCACTTGCAAAGCAGTTGGCAGAACAAATTCCTGGGGCATACATGCCAGACCAGTATTTTAATGTGCTTAATCCTGAAGCGCACTACCGCAGCACTGGACCAGAGATTTGGAATCAAACAAATGGAGAAGTAACTCACGTGATTATTGCTGCAGGTAGCTGTGGAACGATTTCGGGGGTTGGTAAATTTTTGAAAGAAAAAAATCCAAACATTAAAGTTATTGGTGTCGATGCTGCAAATTCGGCCTATTCAAGCAAAGAGCCCAAGCCGTACATGGCTGAAGGTCTGGGCATTGATGTTATTTCAGATACGCTGAATGAAGAAGTTATTGATCACATCATTCCAATTACCGACCAAGATGCATTTGCCGGAACAAAGAAACTTGCTCAAGAGTATGGTA of Campylobacterota bacterium contains these proteins:
- a CDS encoding glutamate--tRNA ligase, which gives rise to MKHQKVRVRFAPSPTGFMHIGNIRAALMNYLFARQKNGTTIIRIEDTDQARNIKDAEQKIFDDLFWLGLRFDETPKKPGEFGPYRQSDRKELYQTHLNELINTNKVYPCFCTPEQLEQQRTVQLAAGKPPRYARTCMGMAQSRVELKQTAGTPFIWRFKLNDLQVITINDLARGSIDFELKHFSDFALTRQDGSFTFLFTNFIDDWLMNISHVVRGEDHLSNTALQAALYHAFAVQLPVFWHLPIICNISGEKLSKRDFGFSLDDVKSAGFLPEAICNYMAIVGASFEQEIQSVSELITNFDFDNIHATGTIKYDLDKLTWVNHKWINKISVPELAKHVTPVLTAAYGQNAMPTANKLEQLLEIVRGEMNTLLDAKALLACYFTDPTVEKTALLEWLGSEKYTTILTIISNQADNIKNTDHFLDELKTQAKQQGLKIKDVFGSVRYLLTGNFQGVGMHDLFAMLETEKIKQRLEAINNLKLDQ
- a CDS encoding cysteine synthase family protein, whose translation is MKKNYPLLLDLIGNTPLARLELDTPATVLAKLEYFNPGGSIKDRAALFMVQDAERTGKLKPGGTIVEASSGNQGIALATIGRAKGYRVIITVPGRTSDEKVATLKALGAEVRLCPNVARHDDPQNYHALAKQLAEQIPGAYMPDQYFNVLNPEAHYRSTGPEIWNQTNGEVTHVIIAAGSCGTISGVGKFLKEKNPNIKVIGVDAANSAYSSKEPKPYMAEGLGIDVISDTLNEEVIDHIIPITDQDAFAGTKKLAQEYGILAGISSGALFHVAVQYAPTFKSTDVVVLIFADSGRAYLNKVFVSSEVECCQQVANKNIDSVQRLRN